In Prunus dulcis chromosome 1, ALMONDv2, whole genome shotgun sequence, the following are encoded in one genomic region:
- the LOC117624739 gene encoding pentatricopeptide repeat-containing protein At3g22470, mitochondrial-like — translation MELLQKIEEKGLACCEITYATIINGLCRAGKTCMALEILEQMYEDGRFKPDPQCYNPIIDRLCKERRTDEALTLFRDMINKSVAPDIISYTSLIYGLCNMGLWTRALALFEMMNKKGRKPDVVTFNSIISAACKSGKWEEAVRLFRNMIDCGAFPNIVTFNSVLDALCKEGKTAEALNLVEEMFCRGVKPDVVTYSSLINSLCHSAQWKEATRLFNRMLDEGIAPDVVTFNTVIHALCKERRAEEALSVLELMSQRGMRLNIFTYNSLIYGMCRTDQWAEATRLFDEMVVQGVLPDIITLTVLLDALFQGGMPEEAHKVVEARVKYGMELSKITCSMLIDGYCFRGKMDKAKKVIDLMVIKDRVPDIASCYKALVNGYMQAKRIGEALRLVEEMIEQGVMLDVETLKALSGLRPKKACCIC, via the coding sequence ATGGAGTTACTCCAGAAAATAGAAGAGAAAGGATTAGCATGCTGTGAAATCACTTACGCTACTATAATTAATGGGTTGTGCAGAGCTGGGAAAACATGTATGGCGCTTGAGATACTCGAGCAAATGTATGAAGATGGAAGGTTTAAGCCTGACCCTCAATGCTATAATCCAATCATTGACCGCTTatgcaaagaaagaagaacagATGAGGCGCTGACCCTATTTCGAGATATGATCAACAAAAGTGTTGCGCCGGATATCATCAGTTACACTTCATTAATTTATGGATTATGCAACATGGGTCTTTGGACACGAGCACTTGCTCTGTTTGAAATGATGAATAAGAAAGGCAGAAAGCCTGATGTTGTCACTTTTAATTCCATAATTTCTGCAGCATGCAAGTCTGGTAAGTGGGAAGAAGCTGTGCGGCTATTTAGAAACATGATTGATTGTGGCGCCTTCCCTAATATTGTTACATTCAATTCTGTGTTGGATGCTTTGTGCAAGGAAGGGAAGACGGCAGAGGCACTTAACCTTGTGGAAGAAATGTTCTGTAGAGGTGTAAAGCCTGATGTCGTCACCTACAGCTCCTTAATTAATAGTCTCTGCCATTCCGCGCAATGGAAAGAAGCCACAAGGTTGTTTAATAGAATGCTGGATGAAGGAATTGCACCAGATGTTGTAACCTTTAACACTGTAATACATGCTCTTTGCAAGGAGAGACGGGCCGAGGAAGCGCTCTCCGTGTTAGAGCTAATGTCCCAAAGAGGTATGAGGCTTAACATTTTCACCTACAACTCTCTAATTTATGGCATGTGCCGTACAGATCAATGGGCTGAAGCCACAaggttgtttgatgaaatggTAGTTCAGGGAGTCTTACCTGATATCATAACTTTGACAGTACTTTTGGATGCTCTCTTCCAAGGAGGGATGCCAGAAGAGGCTCATAAAGTAGTTGAGGCCAGAGTTAAATATGGTATGGAGCTGAGCAAAATAACTTGCAGTATGCTAATTGATGGTTATTGTTTTCGTGGCAAAATGGATAAGGCAAAGAAGGTCATTGATTTAATGGTGATAAAAGATCGTGTCCCTGATATTGCTTCTTGCTATAAAGCCTTGGTCAACGGCTATATGCAAGCTAAAAGGATAGGTGAAGCTTTGAGGCTCGTTGAGGAAATGATCGAACAGGGGGTGATGCTTGATGTGGAAACCCTCAAAGCTTTGAGTGGTTTGCGTCCTAAAAAGGCATGTTGTATCTGCTGA
- the LOC117624746 gene encoding histidine protein methyltransferase 1 homolog, with the protein MESEKPSFEPFRLFSSSGSGFLEQSEPPLPPPPPCVEVLPSQILPSVKYAVEPVQFGGLTLLKGRVSTQEVFTLSNSDLVPGKYEGGLKLWEGSLDLVKALSSEVQNGHLSFTGKRVLELGCGHGLPGIFACLKGAAAIHFQDFNAEVLQCLTIPNVNSNVPSFQPPALQVTKCDTGTEIRFFAGNWREIHKLLPYVQNSEKDFNVSTGKSLDAQYDIILMAETVYSISALPHLYELIKKCITPSHGVVYMAAKKHYFGVGGGTRRFLSIVEKDGVLASSMVAEVADGSSNVREVWKLSFK; encoded by the exons ATGGAGTCTGAG AAACCAAGTTTCGAACCGTTTCGGCTGTTTTCATCATCAGGGTCAGGATTTCTTGAACAATCAGAGCCCCCTCTTCCCCCTCCGCCTCCTTGCGTCGAAGTGTTGCCCTCCCAG ATTTTGCCCTCTGTGAAGTACGCTGTGGAGCCAGTTCAGTTCGGTGGACTTACTTTGCTCAAG GGCCGCGTTAGTACTCAAGAGGTTTTCACGCTATCCAACTCCGATTTAGTTCCTGGGAAATATGAAG GGGGATTAAAGCTATGGGAAGGTTCTCTTGATCTAGTTAAAGCTCTAAGCTCTGAAGTTCAAAATGGACATTTATCGTTTACCGGTAAACGAGTTTTAGAG CTTGGTTGTGGTCATGGACTTCCTGGTATCTTTGCTTGCCTTAAG GGTGCAGCTGCCATTCATTTCCAGGACTTCAATGCGGAGGTCCTGCAGTGTCTCACCATACCTAATGTAAATTCAAATGTTCCAAGCTTCCAACCCCCAGCATTGCAAGTTACAAAATGTGATACGGGGACGGAAATTCGTTTTTTTGCTGGCAACTGGCGTGAAATCCATAAGCTTCTTCCCTATGTACAAAACAGTGAGAAGGATTTTAATGTTAGTACAGGGAAAAGTCTAGATGCTCAGtatgatattattttaatgGCAGAGACAGTTTACTCGATCTCTGCTCTCCCACATCTCTATGAACTCATAAAGAAG TGCATAACTCCTTCTCATGGAGTAGTATACATGGCTGCCAAGAAGCATTATTTTGGAGTCGGTGGGGGAACTCGAAGGTTCCTATCTATTGTGGAGAAAGATG GGGTCTTGGCTTCTAGCATGGTCGCTGAAGTTGCAGATGGTTCTTCTAATGTCCGAGAGGTATGGAAGCTTTCGTTTAAGTAG